The Ignicoccus hospitalis KIN4/I genome includes the window TCGACTTCTAGGTCTTCCTTACCCACTTCTTTTTTTACGTTCTCAAGCGTTTCGTCCAGCCTATCGGAAGGTACTACTATAACGTACATCCTCCTGTTGGTTAAGACCTTCACCTTGCTGAAGTCTGGGGCTTTGGTTACCTTTACCTTCCTCACTGCGTCCTTCGCTTTCACCAACACCCTGGACTTAAGCTCGTCGAAGTTCTTGAGCAGTACCGGCAAGCCCGCTTCACCCCGGCGCTATGGGTCGGGTCCCCAGTTAAACGCTTCTGCCGCACCTCTCCGCGTACTCCCTCTTCAAGTCCCTCTCCACCACCTCCCCCCTCGGCTCCACCTCAGTCCAAGTCCTACCCCGGTAGAGCACAGCTTCCGTGTCCTCGTCCAGCCAACAGTCCGGGGGCATGCCAGCCTTTACGCACGTCTCCGCTATGAAGGTCTCCGGGTCCCAGCAGTACTCCACCGGGACCTCCGGTAAGAGGACCCCGGAGAAGGGGCCGCGCCTTATTATTATTCCGGTCTCACCTATCCTTATGTAAGGCAGAGCCCTCCTAGCCGGCCTGAAGGGGGTGTGGTCGCCGAGGACGCTGACTTCCACTACCACGTGGTCGAGCTCCCCGGGGCTCATAGGGGGAAACCTAGGGTCTTGGGTAGCGGCCGCCACCGCGACCTCCATGACCGTCTGGGCCAAGGGCTTCACGGGCTCTACGTAGCCTATGCACCCCCTGAGCTCCCTCTCGGGATAGGTCAAGATGGTGACGAACGCCGCTCCCAGCTTCTTCAGCTTCTCCGGCACCTCCACTCTGGGCAACTCCCCCGCGGTCAAGTAACTCTCTATGGTCTTTCTGGCCAGCCTCACTAGAAACTCGCCGTCCTCGTGGGTGAGCTCGTCCAGCGAGATTATCATGACGAAGCCCTTTAAGGGCTCTTGACGCTCGCCTTTTATGCATGGGCCCGTGAGGAGGCTTTCAAGGCTCGAGCGGTGAAGAGCCCGCGCAGGGCCGAGGCCCGGTTACTCCGGATACCTCCCCTCCACCACAAAGACCACTTGGCTGGCCACTTGCACGCTGTGGTCGGCCGCCCTCTCTAGGAACTTTATCGAGAGCGCCTCCACCACCGCACAAGGTACGTTTTCGTAATTCTTGATTATATCCATTAGCATGCTGTGGTAGGTCTCGTCGACCTCATCGTCCTTCGTTATTATTTTCATAGCCTTCAAAACGTCCATATTCTTTAGCGCGTCTATACTGCCTTCTATCATAGATTTCACTATAGGCGCCAAGCTCGCGAAGTGCTTGGGCTCGCACTTGACTCCCAAGCTCTCTAAGCGCGCGAAGGCGGAGAGTGCGTCGTAGGCGTAGCGGGCAAAGCGGAAGAAGGCGTAGCTCAGCTCGAGAGATGCCTTGACTTTCCTCAAGTCTTTGGCGACCGGTTGGTAACGGGCTATTATTTCTAGGGCCAGCTCGTTTACCTCCTCCCTCAACTGCCCCAGCTTTCCAACCATCTCCTTAACCTCGTCCCTGAGCTCGCTGGCCCTCCTCTCTTCTATTGCATTAGTGGAGAGCTCGAAGGCCCTCTTGCTGAGTTCGGCCATCTTCATTATTTGATTATCCAGCTCCTTAAGTCCTATTTCCACGAGTCTCAAAACGTCGCCCGTGAGACCGGCTCACCTAGGGCTTCTAAATTTGGGAAGCCCGCGGAGAAATGGGGTTAAACGCTGGCGCCTTGCGACGCGTAGGTGTGACCGTGGCCCAGATATGGAAGGACAGCGACGTCTCCCTGGAACCGCTAAAGGGTAGGAAGGTAGCCATCATAGGCTACGGCTCCCAAGGCAGGGCGTGGGCGCTGAACATAAGGGACAGCGGAGTGGACGTAGTGGTCGGGCTGAGGCCCGGAGGCAAGAGTTGGGAGCTAGCTACCAAAGACGGCTTCGAACCCAAGCCTATCCCGGAGGCGGCTAAGGAGGGCGACGTCATAGCTATGCTCATCCCCGACATGGCCCAACCAGAGATATACGAGAAGTACGTGGAGCCCAACCTCCACGAGGGCAACGCACTGGTGTTCGCCCACGGCTTCAACATTCACTACGGACTCATAAAGCCTCCCAAGAACGTAGACGTCATAATGGTTGCCCCCAAGAGTCCGGGGCCTAAGGTCAGAGAGGCCTTCCTCTCCGGAAGGGGCGTTCCGGCCTTAGTGGCCGTACACCAAGATTACACCGGGAAGGCTTGGGACTTGGTGCTAGCTTTAGCCAAGGCGTTAGGGTGCACCAGAGCCGGCGTGATAAAGACCACCTTCAAGGAGGAGACCGAGAGCGACCTCATAGGCGAACAGACCGTACTCGTGGGCGGCTTGATGGAGCTGTTGAAGAAGGGCTTCGAGAACTTAGTAGAGCTCGGCTACCAGCCTGAAGTGGCTTACTTCGAGGCCATAAACGAAGCAAAGCTGATAATGGACCTCATCTGGCAGTACGGCTTCTACGGCATGCTCTTGAGGGTTAGCGACACTGCCAAGTACGGCGGCCTTACAGTGGGGCCTAAGGTCATTGACGAACACGTGAAAGAGAACATGAAGAAGGCGTCAGAGAGGGTAATAAGCGGCGAGTTCGCAAAGGAGTGGGTGGAGGAGTACAAGAAGGGCATGCCCACTTTGAAGGAGTTGATGGAGAAGGTTAAGGAGCACCAAGCTGAGAAGGTGGGTAAGGAGCTCAGAAAGCTCATGGGCTTGGAAGAGTAACGAAGTTCCCGTAACGGACGTTCTTTTTATTGTTCACTTCTCTCTGAGAAGGGAACTCACTTGAGAAGGGAAAGCACGTAGTTACCGTACGCGTAGAGGACGATCACGAGCGCGCTTAACACGTAAACGTACAACAAAACCTTCAAGAGGTCTTCATACCTCACTTACCGCCACCTTCGGGGAGAGGGTGACCGCGTTTATTTAAAAATGGCGTTACTTCGTCACTCTATGATTATCTTGGTGTACTGGACCGCAGGCTCGAAGAGCTTTCCGCGGTCGATGTAGAACTTAGTGAACCACTCGTAGAAGTGAAGCCTTAAGTTGTGGATGAAGCTCACTAGGCCCTCTAGCATTATTACCATTATGTTTGCTAACACGTAGAGTATCGCTAACAGTACGGGCCCGCCTATTTCGCCTATCACTTGGAAGGCGAACACCAGGCCCCAGTGCGCCAAGGCCAGCGCCATGATCCTCACGTACGATATTATGTTGCTGATAACCAGCAAGAAGTTGTCGAACATTTCCATGCCCACTATGCTC containing:
- a CDS encoding TIGR00296 family protein, coding for MIISLDELTHEDGEFLVRLARKTIESYLTAGELPRVEVPEKLKKLGAAFVTILTYPERELRGCIGYVEPVKPLAQTVMEVAVAAATQDPRFPPMSPGELDHVVVEVSVLGDHTPFRPARRALPYIRIGETGIIIRRGPFSGVLLPEVPVEYCWDPETFIAETCVKAGMPPDCWLDEDTEAVLYRGRTWTEVEPRGEVVERDLKREYAERCGRSV
- a CDS encoding phosphate signaling complex PhoU family protein gives rise to the protein MEIGLKELDNQIMKMAELSKRAFELSTNAIEERRASELRDEVKEMVGKLGQLREEVNELALEIIARYQPVAKDLRKVKASLELSYAFFRFARYAYDALSAFARLESLGVKCEPKHFASLAPIVKSMIEGSIDALKNMDVLKAMKIITKDDEVDETYHSMLMDIIKNYENVPCAVVEALSIKFLERAADHSVQVASQVVFVVEGRYPE
- the ilvC gene encoding ketol-acid reductoisomerase, which produces MAQIWKDSDVSLEPLKGRKVAIIGYGSQGRAWALNIRDSGVDVVVGLRPGGKSWELATKDGFEPKPIPEAAKEGDVIAMLIPDMAQPEIYEKYVEPNLHEGNALVFAHGFNIHYGLIKPPKNVDVIMVAPKSPGPKVREAFLSGRGVPALVAVHQDYTGKAWDLVLALAKALGCTRAGVIKTTFKEETESDLIGEQTVLVGGLMELLKKGFENLVELGYQPEVAYFEAINEAKLIMDLIWQYGFYGMLLRVSDTAKYGGLTVGPKVIDEHVKENMKKASERVISGEFAKEWVEEYKKGMPTLKELMEKVKEHQAEKVGKELRKLMGLEE